One window from the genome of Variovorax sp. PAMC26660 encodes:
- a CDS encoding tripartite tricarboxylate transporter permease, which translates to MDLIHNLSIGFGVAFTFTNLLYCLLGCILGTLIGVLPGIGPVATIAMLLPATYALPPVSALIMLAGIYYGAQYGGSTTAILVNLPGESSSVVTCIDGYQMARQGRAGPALAAAGLGSFFAGCVGTLILAAFAPPLTELAFKFGPAEYFSLMTLGLIGAVVLASGSLLKAVAMIVLGLLLGIVGTDVNSGVARYSFDIPELTDGIGFVVIAMGVFGYGEIIGNLSQPDDEREVFTHKVKGLWPTKDDFKRMMPAVLRGTALGSALGILPGGGALLASFASYALEKKIRMKPGEVPFGKGNIRGVASPESANNAGAQTSFIPLLTLGIPPNAVMALMVGAMTIHNIQPGPQVMTSNPELFWGLIASMWIGNAMLIILNLPLIGMWIKLLTVPYKFLFPAIVLFCAIGVYSTNNNTFDVWMVAAFGFIGYLFIKLRTEPAPLLLGFILGPMMEENLRRALLLSRGAWSVFVTRPLSAGLLVAAAMLLGIVLLPAIKAKREEAFVEE; encoded by the coding sequence ATGGACCTGATCCACAACCTTTCCATCGGTTTCGGCGTTGCCTTCACCTTCACCAACCTGCTGTATTGCCTGCTGGGCTGCATCCTGGGCACGCTGATCGGCGTGCTGCCGGGCATCGGCCCGGTCGCGACCATCGCGATGCTGCTGCCCGCCACCTACGCGCTGCCGCCCGTGTCGGCGCTGATCATGCTGGCCGGCATCTACTACGGCGCGCAGTACGGCGGCTCGACCACGGCCATCCTGGTGAACCTGCCCGGGGAGTCGTCCTCGGTGGTCACCTGCATCGACGGCTACCAGATGGCAAGGCAGGGCCGCGCGGGTCCCGCGCTGGCGGCGGCGGGCCTGGGCTCGTTCTTCGCGGGTTGCGTGGGCACGCTGATCCTGGCGGCCTTCGCGCCGCCGCTGACCGAGCTGGCCTTCAAGTTCGGCCCGGCCGAGTACTTCTCGCTGATGACGCTGGGCCTGATCGGCGCGGTGGTGCTGGCTTCGGGCTCGCTGCTGAAGGCGGTGGCGATGATCGTGCTGGGCCTCTTGCTCGGCATCGTGGGCACCGACGTCAACTCGGGTGTGGCGCGCTACAGCTTCGACATTCCCGAACTCACCGACGGCATCGGCTTCGTGGTGATCGCGATGGGCGTGTTCGGCTATGGCGAAATCATCGGCAACCTCTCGCAGCCCGACGATGAGCGCGAAGTGTTCACGCACAAGGTCAAGGGCCTGTGGCCCACCAAGGACGACTTCAAACGCATGATGCCCGCCGTGCTGCGCGGCACGGCGCTGGGCTCGGCCCTGGGCATCCTGCCGGGCGGCGGCGCACTGCTGGCTTCGTTCGCGTCTTATGCGCTCGAAAAGAAGATCCGCATGAAGCCGGGCGAAGTGCCCTTCGGCAAGGGCAACATCCGCGGCGTGGCGTCGCCCGAATCGGCCAACAACGCCGGTGCGCAGACCTCCTTCATTCCGCTGCTGACGCTGGGCATTCCGCCCAACGCGGTGATGGCGTTGATGGTGGGTGCCATGACGATCCACAACATCCAGCCCGGCCCGCAGGTGATGACCAGCAACCCTGAGCTGTTCTGGGGCCTGATCGCCTCGATGTGGATCGGCAACGCGATGCTGATCATCCTGAACCTGCCGCTGATCGGCATGTGGATCAAGCTGCTGACGGTGCCTTACAAGTTCCTGTTCCCGGCGATCGTGCTGTTCTGTGCGATCGGCGTGTACTCGACCAACAACAACACCTTCGACGTGTGGATGGTGGCGGCCTTCGGCTTCATCGGCTATCTGTTCATCAAGCTGCGGACGGAGCCTGCGCCGCTGCTGCTGGGCTTCATCCTGGGGCCGATGATGGAAGAGAACCTGCGGCGCGCGCTGCTGCTGTCGCGTGGGGCGTGGAGCGTGTTCGTCACGCGGCCGCTGTCGGCAGGGTTGCTGGTGGCTGCAGCGATGCTGTTGGGCATCGTGCTGTTGCCGGCCATCAAGGCCAAGCGCGAGGAAGCCTTCGTCGAGGAGTGA
- a CDS encoding tripartite tricarboxylate transporter TctB family protein encodes MKIKSQADFFSGVMFTTVGGAFAIGATTYTVGNGARMGPGYFPLMLGILLAILGAIIMFQSLVVETTDGDPIGKWAWKPLAFVLGANLAFGVLLGGLPSIGLPAMGMIIAIYALTIISSMAGEQFKLRDVLVLSTILAAGSYVAFIWALKLQIQVWPTFISG; translated from the coding sequence ATGAAAATAAAGAGTCAGGCTGACTTCTTTTCAGGAGTCATGTTCACCACCGTGGGGGGCGCTTTCGCGATCGGCGCGACCACCTACACGGTCGGCAATGGGGCCCGCATGGGGCCCGGATACTTCCCGCTGATGCTGGGCATCCTGCTGGCCATCCTCGGGGCCATCATCATGTTCCAGTCGCTGGTGGTGGAAACCACCGACGGCGATCCGATCGGCAAATGGGCCTGGAAGCCGCTGGCCTTCGTGCTCGGTGCCAACCTCGCCTTCGGCGTGCTGCTGGGCGGACTGCCCAGCATCGGACTGCCGGCGATGGGCATGATCATCGCGATCTACGCGCTCACGATCATCTCGAGCATGGCGGGCGAGCAGTTCAAGCTGCGCGACGTGCTGGTTCTCTCGACCATCCTGGCGGCTGGCAGCTACGTGGCGTTCATCTGGGCGCTCAAGTTGCAGATCCAGGTCTGGCCCACTTTCATTTCGGGCTGA
- a CDS encoding pyridoxal phosphate-dependent aminotransferase, translating into MTSDAAVFSPAQRVRAIHVSEILRITDQANALKRAGRPVIVLGAGEPDFDTPDNIREAAVRAIGHGETRYTVLDGSPAMKAAVQLKFRRDNALDFALDEISVSAGAKQVIFNALMASLNPGDEVILPAPYWTSYADIVQICGGVPVSVACTEANGFRLTAAQLEAAITPRTRWLFLNSPSNPSGAAYSAAQLQPLCEVLLRHPQVWVLADDIYEHILYDGLAFATPVAIEPRLRERTLTVNGVSKAYAMTGWRLGYGAGPRALIGAMAVVQSQSTSCPSSISQAAAIEALTGPQEIVAERCADFQARRDFVVAALNRMPGLHCRVPEGAFYTFASCAGVLGKRTRGGVLLQTDSDFCRYLLQDFEVAVVPGSVFGLAPYFRISYATSMAQLEEACTRIAAACEALE; encoded by the coding sequence GTGACCTCAGACGCCGCCGTGTTCTCGCCAGCGCAACGTGTGCGCGCCATCCACGTCTCGGAGATCCTGCGCATCACCGACCAGGCGAACGCGCTCAAGCGCGCGGGCCGGCCGGTGATCGTGCTGGGCGCGGGTGAGCCCGACTTCGACACGCCGGACAACATTCGCGAAGCGGCGGTGCGCGCGATTGGACACGGCGAGACGCGCTACACGGTGCTCGACGGCAGTCCGGCGATGAAGGCGGCGGTGCAGCTCAAGTTCAGGCGCGACAACGCGCTGGACTTTGCGCTGGACGAAATCAGTGTGAGCGCGGGCGCCAAGCAGGTGATCTTCAACGCGTTGATGGCGAGCCTGAACCCCGGCGACGAGGTGATCCTGCCTGCGCCGTACTGGACCTCTTATGCGGACATCGTGCAGATCTGCGGCGGCGTGCCGGTGTCGGTGGCCTGCACCGAGGCGAACGGCTTTCGCCTGACCGCAGCGCAGCTCGAAGCGGCGATCACGCCGCGCACGCGCTGGCTCTTTTTGAACTCACCATCGAACCCGAGCGGTGCGGCCTACAGCGCGGCGCAGTTGCAGCCGTTGTGCGAGGTGCTGCTGCGCCATCCGCAGGTGTGGGTGCTGGCGGACGATATCTACGAACACATCCTCTACGACGGGTTGGCCTTCGCCACACCCGTGGCGATCGAACCCCGATTGCGCGAACGCACGCTGACAGTGAACGGCGTGTCGAAGGCCTACGCCATGACCGGCTGGCGCCTGGGCTACGGCGCGGGGCCGCGTGCGCTGATCGGTGCGATGGCTGTGGTGCAGAGCCAGTCGACCTCGTGCCCGTCGTCGATCAGCCAGGCTGCGGCCATCGAGGCGCTCACCGGGCCGCAGGAGATCGTGGCCGAACGATGCGCCGACTTCCAGGCGCGGCGCGACTTCGTGGTGGCGGCGCTGAACCGCATGCCCGGCCTGCATTGCCGCGTGCCCGAGGGTGCGTTCTATACCTTCGCCAGTTGTGCCGGCGTGCTCGGCAAGCGCACCCGTGGCGGCGTGCTGCTGCAGACCGACAGCGACTTTTGCCGCTACCTGCTGCAAGACTTCGAAGTGGCGGTGGTGCCGGGCAGCGTGTTCGGGCTGGCGCCGTATTTCCGCATCTCGTATGCGACGTCGATGGCGCAGTTGGAAGAGGCATGCACACGCATCGCGGCCGCTTGCGAAGCGCTCGAATGA
- a CDS encoding TSUP family transporter: protein MEMLVVTGASLLAGFVDSIVGGGGLILVPALFAVFPGAPPATLLGTNKSASIWGTAAAAAQFSQRVQMRWGALWPAALLGFAGSMLGAWGVTMFPGDFLRRALPVILLGVLLYTLARKDMGRLHAPRFSGRAETLAACAIGLSIGLYDGFFGPGAGSFLVFLFVRWMGYDFLNASASAKIINTLTNAAALILLAAKGHVWWHYGLVMAVANVAGSLLGTRVALKHGAGFVRVVFIVVVSALILKTAYDAFLK, encoded by the coding sequence ATGGAAATGCTGGTGGTGACGGGCGCCTCGCTGCTCGCGGGTTTTGTCGATTCGATCGTGGGTGGTGGCGGGTTGATCCTGGTGCCGGCGCTGTTCGCCGTGTTTCCGGGCGCACCGCCGGCCACGCTGCTGGGCACCAACAAGAGCGCGTCCATTTGGGGCACGGCCGCCGCCGCGGCCCAATTCAGCCAGCGCGTGCAGATGCGTTGGGGCGCGTTGTGGCCGGCCGCGCTGCTCGGTTTTGCCGGTTCGATGCTGGGCGCCTGGGGCGTCACGATGTTTCCGGGGGACTTCCTGCGCCGGGCGCTGCCGGTCATCCTGCTCGGGGTGCTGCTCTACACGCTGGCGCGCAAGGACATGGGGCGGCTGCACGCGCCGCGCTTCAGCGGCCGGGCCGAAACGCTGGCCGCCTGCGCCATCGGCCTGTCGATCGGGCTGTACGACGGCTTCTTCGGGCCGGGCGCGGGCAGTTTCCTGGTGTTCCTGTTCGTGCGCTGGATGGGCTACGACTTCCTCAATGCCTCGGCCTCCGCCAAGATCATCAACACGTTGACCAACGCCGCCGCGCTGATATTGCTGGCGGCCAAGGGGCACGTCTGGTGGCACTACGGGCTGGTGATGGCGGTGGCCAATGTGGCGGGCAGCCTGCTGGGTACGCGCGTGGCGCTGAAGCACGGCGCGGGCTTTGTGCGGGTGGTGTTCATCGTGGTCGTGAGTGCGCTGATCTTGAAGACGGCTTACGACGCGTTTCTGAAATGA
- a CDS encoding aldehyde dehydrogenase family protein, whose amino-acid sequence MSEPHTSLPVVTEVEQLLQRLGVPHTAYTGGELTVRSPVTGEVIAQVPQTTPVEATGAIGRAHEAFKAWRNVPAPRRGELVRLLGEELRAAKRDLGRLVTLEAGKIPSEGAGEVQEMIDICDFAVGLSRQLYGLTLATERAEHRMMETWHPLGVCGVISAFNFPVAVWSWNAALALVCGDSVVWKPSEKTPLTALATHAIAQRAIERFGDAPEGLLGLLLGQRDIGEVLVDDHRVPILSATGSTAMGRQVGPKLAARFARAILELGGNNAAIVTPSADLDLTLRGIAFSAMGTAGQRCTTLRRLFVHDSVYDALVPKLAKVYGNVQVGDPREAGTLVGPLIDRAAFDGMQKALGESREAGATVHGGQRVDGIGTKDAYYVRPALVELKAHAGPVLRETFAPILYVVRYSSLDEAIEWHNAVGAGLSSSIFTLNVREAERFMSSAGSDCGIANVNIGPSGAEIGGAFGGEKETGGGREAGSDSWKAYMRRATNTINYSTALPLAQGVTFDIGD is encoded by the coding sequence ATGTCCGAACCCCACACCTCCCTCCCGGTCGTCACCGAAGTCGAACAACTGCTGCAGCGCCTGGGCGTGCCGCACACCGCCTACACCGGCGGCGAGCTGACGGTGCGCTCGCCGGTCACCGGCGAGGTGATCGCGCAGGTGCCGCAAACCACGCCGGTCGAGGCCACCGGCGCCATCGGCCGCGCGCACGAAGCCTTCAAGGCCTGGCGCAACGTGCCGGCACCGCGCCGCGGCGAGCTGGTGCGCCTGCTGGGCGAAGAACTGCGCGCCGCCAAGCGCGACCTGGGCCGCCTCGTCACGCTGGAGGCCGGCAAGATTCCGTCCGAAGGCGCGGGCGAGGTGCAGGAAATGATCGACATCTGCGACTTCGCGGTCGGCCTCTCGCGCCAGCTCTACGGCCTCACGCTGGCCACCGAGCGCGCCGAGCACCGCATGATGGAAACCTGGCATCCGCTGGGCGTGTGCGGCGTGATCTCGGCCTTCAACTTTCCCGTGGCCGTGTGGTCGTGGAATGCGGCGCTGGCACTGGTGTGCGGCGATTCGGTGGTGTGGAAGCCGTCCGAGAAAACACCGCTGACCGCGCTGGCCACGCACGCCATCGCGCAGCGCGCCATCGAACGTTTTGGCGATGCGCCCGAAGGCTTGCTCGGTCTGCTGCTGGGCCAGCGCGACATCGGTGAAGTGCTGGTCGACGACCACCGCGTGCCGATCCTCTCGGCCACCGGCTCCACCGCAATGGGTCGGCAGGTCGGGCCCAAGCTGGCTGCGCGTTTTGCGCGCGCGATTCTTGAACTGGGCGGCAACAACGCCGCCATCGTCACGCCCTCGGCCGACCTCGACCTCACGCTGCGCGGCATCGCCTTTTCGGCGATGGGCACGGCCGGCCAGCGCTGCACCACGCTGCGTCGCCTGTTCGTGCACGATAGCGTGTACGACGCGCTGGTGCCCAAGCTCGCGAAGGTCTACGGCAACGTGCAGGTGGGCGATCCGCGCGAGGCCGGCACACTGGTCGGCCCGCTGATCGACCGCGCCGCCTTCGACGGCATGCAGAAGGCGCTCGGCGAAAGCCGCGAAGCCGGCGCGACGGTGCACGGCGGCCAGCGCGTCGACGGCATCGGCACGAAGGACGCCTACTACGTGCGCCCGGCGCTCGTGGAATTGAAGGCGCATGCCGGCCCGGTGCTGCGCGAGACCTTCGCGCCCATCCTGTACGTGGTGCGCTACAGCTCGCTCGACGAAGCCATCGAGTGGCACAACGCGGTGGGCGCGGGCCTGTCGTCGTCGATCTTCACGCTCAACGTGCGCGAGGCCGAGCGCTTCATGTCGAGCGCGGGCTCGGACTGCGGCATCGCCAACGTCAACATCGGACCGAGCGGCGCCGAGATCGGTGGCGCCTTCGGTGGCGAGAAGGAAACCGGCGGCGGGCGCGAAGCCGGTTCCGACAGCTGGAAGGCGTACATGCGCCGCGCCACCAACACGATCAATTACTCGACCGCACTGCCGCTCGCGCAAGGCGTGACTTTCGACATCGGGGATTGA
- a CDS encoding IclR family transcriptional regulator, translating into METPTAASGGVPRVFSVIRALGAVQAEGGRVTQIARSVGLTQATTHRLLQSLMAEGMVEQDERSKLYRLSIDFFALAASAGNPGDLRSICRPVLLRLCASLGDSIFLLARSGFDAVCLDRSEGPFPIRSFTGDIGGRIALGVGQGALAILAFLPEAEREEVIRFNLSRVREYGVYDEVYLRTEIERVRQQGYAGRNTGLLEGMAGVAVPILDREGRAVAALSVGTIADRLNPDRMPTVVELLKREAAAIGPKINPFDATLRRPAQSLASSPAGQRITLPEAPRPG; encoded by the coding sequence ATGGAAACCCCAACGGCGGCCAGCGGCGGCGTGCCCCGCGTCTTCTCGGTGATCCGCGCGCTCGGCGCGGTGCAGGCCGAGGGCGGCCGCGTGACACAGATCGCACGGTCCGTGGGCCTCACGCAGGCCACCACGCACCGTTTGCTGCAATCGCTCATGGCCGAAGGCATGGTCGAGCAGGACGAACGCAGCAAGCTCTACCGGCTCAGCATCGACTTCTTCGCGCTCGCGGCCAGCGCGGGCAACCCCGGCGACCTGCGCTCGATCTGCCGGCCGGTGCTGCTGCGGCTGTGCGCGAGCCTGGGGGACAGCATCTTCCTGCTGGCGCGCAGCGGTTTCGACGCGGTGTGCCTGGACCGCAGCGAGGGGCCATTTCCGATCCGCTCCTTCACCGGCGACATCGGCGGGCGCATCGCGCTGGGCGTGGGGCAGGGCGCGCTGGCGATCCTGGCCTTTCTGCCGGAAGCCGAGCGCGAAGAAGTGATTCGCTTCAACCTGTCGCGCGTGCGCGAATACGGCGTGTACGACGAGGTGTACCTGCGCACCGAGATCGAGCGCGTGCGGCAGCAGGGCTACGCCGGGCGCAACACCGGGCTGCTCGAAGGCATGGCCGGCGTGGCGGTGCCGATCCTCGACCGTGAAGGCCGTGCCGTGGCCGCGCTGAGCGTGGGCACGATCGCCGACCGGCTCAACCCCGACCGCATGCCCACGGTGGTGGAGCTGCTCAAGCGCGAGGCGGCGGCCATCGGCCCGAAGATCAACCCCTTCGACGCCACGCTGCGGCGGCCGGCGCAGAGCCTGGCGAGTTCGCCGGCGGGGCAGCGCATCACGCTGCCCGAGGCGCCCAGGCCGGGTTGA
- a CDS encoding amino acid ABC transporter substrate-binding protein has translation MKMQLKTLATAALLALAFGSASAQTATTGTLDKIKANGKAVLGVREASPPMAYMLGAGDKYVGYHVELCERVLKDIAPNAKLEYMAVTAQNTIPLVQNGTLDIGCGPTTNNTARQQQVAFALTTYVSEVRMATKVDSGITSLDQLAGRNVSASTGTTAVQLLRKRERAQNVSYNTMLGKDHLESFLLMESGRADAFVLDDNLLAGIIANSKSPASYRIVGEALGSEPIALLFRKDDPAFKAAVDDSLRKLMKSGELEKIYTKWFVAAIPPKNTSLNLPMSPALKQLMLEPNDKPLETYAK, from the coding sequence ATGAAGATGCAACTGAAGACCCTCGCCACCGCAGCGCTGCTCGCACTCGCATTCGGCAGCGCCAGCGCGCAGACCGCCACCACCGGCACGCTCGACAAGATCAAGGCCAACGGCAAGGCCGTGCTCGGTGTGCGCGAAGCCTCGCCGCCGATGGCCTACATGCTGGGTGCGGGCGACAAGTACGTGGGCTACCACGTCGAGCTGTGCGAGCGCGTGCTGAAAGACATCGCGCCCAACGCCAAGCTCGAATACATGGCCGTGACCGCGCAGAACACCATTCCGCTGGTGCAGAACGGCACGCTCGACATCGGCTGCGGCCCCACCACCAACAACACCGCGCGCCAGCAGCAGGTGGCCTTTGCGCTCACCACGTACGTGAGCGAAGTGCGCATGGCGACCAAGGTCGATTCGGGCATCACCTCGCTCGACCAGCTCGCGGGCCGCAACGTGTCGGCATCGACCGGCACCACCGCCGTGCAACTGCTGCGCAAGCGTGAGCGCGCGCAGAACGTCTCGTACAACACGATGCTCGGCAAGGACCACCTCGAGAGCTTCCTCTTGATGGAGTCGGGCCGCGCCGATGCCTTCGTGCTCGACGACAACCTGCTCGCCGGCATCATCGCGAACTCGAAGAGCCCGGCCTCGTACCGCATCGTGGGCGAGGCGCTGGGCTCCGAGCCCATCGCGCTGCTGTTCCGCAAGGACGACCCGGCCTTCAAGGCGGCGGTGGACGATTCGCTGCGCAAGCTCATGAAGAGCGGCGAGCTGGAAAAGATCTACACCAAGTGGTTCGTCGCGGCCATTCCGCCGAAGAACACCAGCCTGAACCTGCCGATGAGCCCGGCGCTCAAGCAATTGATGCTCGAACCCAACGACAAGCCACTGGAGACCTACGCCAAGTGA
- a CDS encoding ammonium transporter: MALVPQASINAADTAWMMTSTALVLLMTLPGIALFYAGMVRRKNVLATMASVVAISAAVSLTWFALGYSLAFTEGWPWLGGTGRFWFSGFEYLKEAGQVAVSHVAPNVPESVYAMFQLTFAIITTALVLGAFVERMRFSAVLWFALLWSVLVYAPIAHWVWEPGGWLAQMGALDFAGGSVVHVNAGIAGLVCAYALGPRKGYGREAFEPYSLAFTMVGAGLLWVGWFGFNAGSAVAADGRAGLAMLVTHIAAAAGAMTWMIGEWTVRRSPSLLGLCSGLVAGLVAITPAAGFVTPLAALAIGGIAGLACYWGATGLKHLLGADDSLDVFGVHGIGGVVGALLTGVFADARISGATGNVLTQAIAVGSVAIYSATGTAVVLFLVHILVGLRVDPESEQLGLDLAQHREHLGS; this comes from the coding sequence ATGGCCTTGGTCCCGCAAGCCTCCATCAACGCGGCCGACACCGCCTGGATGATGACCTCGACCGCGCTGGTGCTGCTGATGACGCTGCCCGGCATCGCGCTGTTCTATGCGGGCATGGTGCGCCGCAAGAACGTGCTGGCCACCATGGCGAGCGTCGTGGCGATTTCTGCGGCGGTCTCGCTGACCTGGTTCGCGCTGGGCTATTCGCTGGCGTTCACCGAAGGCTGGCCCTGGCTGGGCGGCACCGGTCGTTTCTGGTTCTCGGGCTTCGAGTACCTGAAGGAGGCGGGCCAGGTGGCGGTGAGCCATGTCGCGCCCAACGTGCCCGAATCGGTCTACGCGATGTTCCAGTTGACCTTCGCGATCATCACCACTGCGCTGGTGCTGGGTGCCTTCGTCGAGCGCATGCGTTTTTCGGCGGTACTGTGGTTCGCGCTGCTGTGGAGCGTGCTGGTCTATGCGCCGATCGCGCACTGGGTCTGGGAGCCGGGTGGCTGGCTCGCGCAGATGGGCGCGCTCGACTTCGCGGGCGGCTCGGTGGTGCACGTCAATGCGGGCATCGCGGGGCTGGTCTGCGCCTATGCGCTCGGGCCGCGCAAGGGCTACGGGCGCGAGGCCTTCGAGCCCTACAGCCTGGCGTTCACGATGGTGGGGGCCGGTCTGTTGTGGGTGGGCTGGTTCGGCTTCAATGCGGGTTCGGCGGTGGCGGCCGACGGGCGCGCGGGCCTGGCGATGCTGGTCACGCACATCGCGGCGGCAGCCGGGGCGATGACCTGGATGATTGGCGAGTGGACCGTGCGGCGCAGTCCGTCGCTGCTGGGACTGTGCTCGGGGCTGGTGGCGGGGCTGGTCGCGATCACGCCGGCGGCTGGTTTCGTGACGCCGTTGGCCGCGCTGGCCATCGGCGGCATCGCGGGACTGGCCTGCTACTGGGGCGCGACCGGGCTGAAGCATCTGCTGGGCGCGGACGATTCGCTCGACGTGTTCGGTGTGCACGGCATCGGCGGGGTCGTGGGCGCGCTGCTCACGGGGGTGTTCGCCGATGCGCGCATCTCGGGCGCAACCGGCAACGTACTGACGCAGGCCATCGCCGTCGGCAGCGTGGCGATCTACAGCGCCACGGGCACGGCGGTGGTGCTGTTCCTCGTGCACATCCTGGTCGGATTGCGCGTCGATCCGGAAAGCGAGCAACTGGGCCTCGATCTTGCACAGCATCGTGAACACCTGGGGAGCTGA
- a CDS encoding MAPEG family protein, whose protein sequence is MNNPSILYPVFALAAWTGLVLLLIPFVRIRAVKRREIRGADFKVGESAAVPDAVRIPNRNYMNLLELPVLFYVVCLLCYVATPPSPTMICLAWTYVALRVVHSVVHLTYNHVIHRLVLFAVSNGVLTVLWVLAATRLVR, encoded by the coding sequence ATGAACAACCCTTCGATCCTCTACCCCGTGTTCGCGCTGGCAGCATGGACCGGCCTCGTCCTGCTACTGATTCCCTTCGTCCGCATCCGCGCGGTGAAGCGCCGCGAGATCCGGGGCGCGGACTTCAAGGTGGGCGAGTCGGCGGCGGTGCCCGATGCCGTGCGCATTCCGAACCGCAACTACATGAATCTGCTGGAGCTGCCGGTGCTGTTCTATGTGGTGTGCCTGCTGTGCTACGTGGCGACGCCGCCGTCGCCCACGATGATCTGCCTGGCATGGACGTATGTGGCCTTGCGCGTGGTGCACAGCGTGGTCCACCTGACCTACAACCACGTGATCCACCGGCTGGTGCTGTTTGCCGTGAGCAATGGCGTGCTGACAGTGCTGTGGGTGCTGGCGGCGACCCGATTGGTGCGTTAA
- a CDS encoding thiamine pyrophosphate-binding protein, producing the protein MTSSRTGGQILVDQLITHGVQQLFCVPGESFLAVLDALHDASIDVTVCRQEGGATMMAEAQGKLTGKPGICFVTRGPGATNAAAGVHIAHQDSTPLLLFVGQVARDALGREAFQELDYGAVFGTMAKWVVQIDDPARLPELVSRAFHVATSGRPGPVVIALPEDMLTEAAAVADALPYAVTETHPGAAQLADLQQRLSQAQRPVVILGGSRWSEQAGLQFAAFAEAFSLPVYCSFRRQMLLSAEHPCYAGDLGLGANPRMLERIRDSDLVLLVGGRMSEVPSQGYELLAIPQPKQALVHVHADADEIGKLYRPALGIHATPQAFAEAVTALRPASTPTWQAETKTAREDFLRWSDPAPIRIPGPLQMGEVMQHLREVLPADTIFCNGAGNFATWVHRFWPFRAFASQLAPTSGSMGYGLPAGVGAKRLWPQREVVVFAGDGDFMMHGQEFATAVQYGLPIIVVLLDNAMYGTIRMHQEKHYPGRISATQLKNPDFRGYAEVFGGHGERVTTTEEFGPALARARASGKPAILHCLLDPEAITPGSTLQSIRKAALAAG; encoded by the coding sequence ATGACTTCCTCCCGCACCGGCGGCCAGATCCTGGTCGACCAGCTCATCACTCACGGCGTGCAGCAGCTCTTCTGCGTGCCTGGCGAAAGTTTTCTCGCCGTGCTCGACGCGCTGCACGACGCATCCATCGACGTGACCGTGTGCCGCCAGGAAGGCGGCGCCACCATGATGGCCGAGGCGCAGGGCAAGCTCACGGGCAAGCCCGGCATCTGCTTCGTCACGCGCGGTCCGGGCGCCACCAACGCGGCGGCCGGCGTGCACATCGCGCACCAGGACTCGACACCGCTGCTGCTGTTCGTGGGCCAGGTCGCACGCGATGCGCTGGGCCGCGAGGCCTTCCAGGAACTGGACTACGGCGCGGTCTTCGGCACCATGGCCAAGTGGGTCGTGCAGATCGACGATCCGGCGCGCTTGCCGGAACTCGTCTCGCGCGCCTTCCATGTCGCGACCTCGGGCCGGCCCGGCCCGGTGGTGATCGCGCTGCCCGAAGACATGCTGACCGAAGCCGCGGCGGTGGCCGACGCGCTGCCCTATGCGGTGACGGAAACCCATCCCGGCGCGGCGCAACTGGCCGATCTGCAGCAGCGCCTGTCACAGGCGCAGCGGCCGGTTGTCATCCTCGGCGGCAGCCGTTGGTCGGAACAGGCCGGACTGCAGTTCGCGGCTTTCGCCGAGGCTTTCTCGCTGCCCGTGTACTGCTCGTTCCGTCGCCAGATGCTGCTGTCGGCCGAGCACCCTTGCTATGCGGGCGACCTGGGGCTCGGAGCGAACCCGCGCATGCTCGAACGCATCCGCGATTCAGACCTCGTGTTGCTGGTCGGCGGGCGCATGTCTGAAGTGCCATCGCAAGGCTACGAACTGCTGGCCATTCCGCAGCCCAAGCAGGCACTGGTGCATGTGCACGCCGATGCCGACGAGATCGGCAAGCTCTACCGGCCCGCGCTGGGCATCCACGCCACGCCGCAGGCGTTTGCCGAAGCGGTGACCGCGTTGCGCCCGGCTTCGACGCCGACCTGGCAGGCCGAGACGAAGACGGCGCGCGAAGACTTCCTGCGCTGGAGCGATCCGGCCCCGATCCGCATTCCCGGCCCGTTGCAGATGGGCGAGGTCATGCAGCATCTGCGCGAAGTTCTGCCTGCCGACACCATCTTCTGCAACGGCGCGGGCAACTTTGCCACCTGGGTGCATCGCTTCTGGCCGTTCCGCGCGTTCGCGAGCCAGCTCGCTCCCACCAGCGGTTCGATGGGTTACGGCCTGCCGGCCGGCGTCGGCGCCAAGCGGCTGTGGCCGCAGCGCGAGGTGGTCGTGTTCGCGGGCGACGGCGATTTCATGATGCACGGCCAGGAGTTCGCGACCGCCGTGCAATACGGCCTGCCGATCATCGTGGTGCTGCTGGACAACGCCATGTACGGCACGATCCGCATGCACCAGGAAAAGCACTATCCCGGCCGCATCAGCGCGACGCAGTTGAAGAACCCCGACTTCCGCGGCTATGCCGAGGTGTTCGGCGGCCATGGCGAGCGTGTGACGACGACCGAAGAATTCGGCCCTGCGCTGGCCCGCGCCCGTGCGAGCGGCAAGCCGGCGATCCTGCATTGCCTGCTGGACCCGGAAGCGATCACGCCCGGTAGCACGCTGCAGTCGATTCGCAAGGCTGCGTTGGCTGCGGGCTGA